The Apis cerana isolate GH-2021 linkage group LG12, AcerK_1.0, whole genome shotgun sequence genome window below encodes:
- the LOC108003687 gene encoding facilitated trehalose transporter Tret1-2 homolog: MNKSRIKWWPQYLAAITATLCLAAAGTQIGWTSPILPKLKSPDSRVPLTSDDASWIASFSLLGSIPSIILSGFIVDRLGRKTSLLIAGIPHIISWILIIVAWNPYVLYLSRFIGGIGLGIGYVICPMYIGEIADKEIRGSLGSFIKLMVTFGELYAHAIGPFVSYECLAYSCAVIPIIFLLTYGWMPESPYYLLMKNREDKAMNSLKRLKRYATEDQLEEDMEQMQKTMIKDLSDRGYIWDLFNTKGNRRAMLISFGLQLILQFSGLAAIESYTQEILEEGDSTNLSAAIAVIILSVLQLVAGVGAAALVDKLGRRPLLLISTFLGGLSLTVAGIFYLLKLYMLVDITGFGWVLYASIIFYELIIALGLNPLAYMMLGELFPTNVKGAAVSAVNLWASLLAFFVSKMYQVISDFYGVYTSFGWFAISCFFGIIFILFMVPETKGKTLLEIQEELNCKRKQERKINKNKQEAHVSTIG; encoded by the exons ATGAACAAATCGCGCATTAAGTGGTGGCCGCAATATTTAGCAGCGATTAcag ccaCCTTATGTTTAGCAGCAGCTGGTACTCAGATAGGGTGGACATCACCGATATTgccaaaattaaaatctccaGACTCTCGTGTACCACTAACTTCGGATGATGCTTCATGGATTGCTTCGTTCTCTCTCCTCGGCTCAATACCTAGCATTATCCTCTCAGGTTTCATTGTAGATCGACTTGGTCGTAAAACAAGCCTCCTGATAGCTGGAATACCACATATAATTTCTTGGATTTTAATCATCGTGGCTTGGAATCCTTACGTCCTCTACTTATCGAGATTCATAGGTGGCATTGGACTTGGTATAGGTTATGTTATTTGCCCAATGTATATCGGTGAGATCGCCGACAAGGAGATTAGAGGATCTTTAGGTTCTTTTATCAAACTTATGGTAACTTTTGGCGAATTGTACGCTCACGCGATTGGTCCATTTGTGTCGTACGAATGTTTGGCTTACAGCTGCGCTGTAATTCctataatctttcttttaacATACGGTTGGATGCCAGAATctccttattatttattaatgaagaatCGCGAGGATAAAGCGATGAATAGTTTAAAACGGCTTAAAAGATATGCGACAGAAGATCAATTGGAAGAAGATATGGAACAAATGCAGAAAACTATGATCAAAGATCTCAGTGATAGAGGATATATTTGGGATCTTTTCAACACTAAAGGTAACAGAAGAGCTATGTTGATCAGTTTTGGCCTTCAGTTAATCTTGCAATTCAGCGGTTTGGCTGCCATAGAATCTTATACTCAAGAAATTCTTGAGGAGGGTGACAGTACGAATTTATCAGCTGCAATAGCAGTGATCATTTTAAGTGTTCTTCAGTTGGTAGCAGGTGTTGGTGCTGCAGCTCTGGTGGACAAATTAGGAAGAAGACCGTTACTTCTCATTAGTACATTTCTTGGTGGATTGTCTTTAACTGTTGctggaatattttatcttcttaaaCTTTACATGCTGGTAGACATAACTGGTTTTGGCTGGGTTCTTTATGcctctattatattttacgaattaattATCGCATTAGGTTTGAATCCATTAGCCTATATGATGCTCGGAGAATTATTTCCAACTAACGTTAAAGGGGCTGCTGTGTCTGCAGTAAACTTGTGGGCTTCTTTATTAGCattcttcgtttcgaaaatgtaTCAAGTTATTTCCGACTTTTACGGTGTTTATACTTCTTTCGGTTGGTTTGCGATCAGTtgtttttttggaattatttttatactcttTATGGTCCCAGAAACAAAAGGGAAAACTTTATTAGAGATACAAGAAGAATTGAATTGTAAACGAAAACAAGAGCggaaaataaacaagaataaaCAAGAAGCCCACGTAAGTACGATAGGTTAA